In the Gemmatimonadales bacterium genome, ACCTGCATCACCTGCTCGACAGCGTGATCGTTCTGTTCGTTCCCCTCATCAATCCGGATGGTGGCGAGGTACGCCGCCGGACCAATGAGGAAGGGTTCGACATGAACCGCGACTATCTCAAGCTCGAGTCGCAGGAGATCTATGCGCTGGTGACTCAGGTGATGAACGAGTGGACGCCCGATATCCACATCGACACTCATCACGGCGGCGCGGCACCCTACACGCTGACCTGGCAGGGCACCCTCAACCCGGCGGCCGACTCGGCGCTGCGGGCCTATCCCTACACAACCATCTTTCCCGAGATGCGAAAGGCGCTGCAGCTCGAGGGTTACGACGGCTTCGACTATTCGGGGCCGCAGACGCGTGACGGCGTTCGTGGCTGGGGCTCGACGTCGGTCGAGGCGCGGAAACATCACGTCTATACCGGATTGGTCAACTCGATCGGCATGCTGTTCGAGACGCCGTCCAGTACGCACCGGGTCCGCAACGGTGTTGTCGAAGTGGTTCCCGTTGAGGAACGCTACTTCCATCAGGTGCGGGGCCAGGTCATCGGGATGCGGACGGTCCTGGCCCACGCGGCCCGGCATCGGAGCACCGTTCGTTCCCTGACCTCCGCAGCACGAACCCGGGCGGTTCTGGCAGGCGTTTCGCCAACGCCTCGAGATCAGGTGGTCGTCGGGTATGAGTTGGTGTCCCGCGGGTCTGAATCCGTCTGGATGCCGGGCGAGCGGGGCGCGGACAGTCTGCCGACCTATCGGCAGGAGACGGTGCCGGTCTGGTTGCGATACAGCGTGACGCGAACGGTGGCGCGCCCGCGCGGGTATGTGCTGCCGGCATCGATTGCCAAAGTGGTTCCCCTGCTCCTGGATCATGGCATTCAGGTGCACCGCTTCTCGGCGCCCGCCAGTCTCGAGCTCGAAGTGTACGATGCCACCGGGATCCGTCGAGGCCCCTACTTCCAGGGACACTACCTGCGGGAAGTGGCCGGGGTCGAAAAAAAGGTCGAGCGAGTTGAGGTGCCGGTCGGCTGGTACTATGTCAGCACGGCGCAGGCCAAGGGCCGCCTGATTACCTATCTGCTCGAGCCGGAAACAGATGACAACCTGATTACCTGGGGCTACACGGACAACGTTCTGCGGGTAACCCCCACCTCGCGCGAGGAAGCGCTCCGGGAACTGCTGGGCGACGTCGATGCCGGCGCGCTCACTGCGGCGCAACGGACTCAGCTCGAGCGCCGTGCCGACGAGCTGCTCTCGCAGCGGCAGCGGATCCCGATGATGCGGGTGGTGACCGAACAGCCGAAGTCGTTGCTCGAAGTGACTCGCTACGGAGCAGCCGACCGGACGCGATACTGGCAGCCCTAGCGGGTTGAGTGATGCGCGCCGGCGTCGCTCCGAGCGCCGGCGAGAATCGCCTCGACCACGGCTCGGCGGACCGGGGTTACATCGGGAAAGTTGCCGCGCTGGTTGCGCCCGAGATGCTGACGATTGGTCAGCAGGACGATGGAAAGATTGTAGGCCGGCACTCCGAGCACATAGGTCCCGGTAAAGCCGGTATGCGCAAAGCTGCCCTCCGGCGCGTCGTCGGGGGCGTTCCACCCGACCAGATGTCCGAACCGATCCCGAGTGAAAAACAGATCGACTGTCTCACTGCGAAGGTAGCGGCGACCGCCTGACCGGCCGCGAGCCAGCAGCAGTCGCATCAGGACATCCAGGTCCGCTCCGGTCGCGAACAGGCCGGCATGCCCGGCCACCCCGGCGTGGGCGTACCAGGCATTCCCGTCGTTCACCTCTCCCTCGAGCGGGTAACTCCGCCAGCCGTTCCACGCCGTCGGGTCCTCCCGATACCGATAGCCAAAGGTCGAATCGTAGACCATCTGACGCTCGTAGCCGTTGCCGGTTTCGGTCGTCGCGAACGCGACGTTCCGCCGCTCCGGCCGGAAGCTCGTGCTGCGGAGGCCGAGCGGGCCGTAGAATTCGCGGTGCAGCAGGCTCGGCAGCGTCTCGCCGGCGACCTGCTCGATGAGATAGCCGAGCAGCATGAATCCCAGGTCGCTGTAGCGACGCTCCGCGCCGACACCCGTTCCGAGAGGCATCGATCGGATCAGATCGTAGGTCTGGCGAGGCGTCGCGGCGTGATAGTAGAGCGGTTGCCACTGGAGCAGACCGGAGCTGTGGGCCAGCAGGTGCCGAACCGTGATGCTATCCAGGTGGGGCCCGCGAAAGTCGCGCAGGTAGCGGTGGACGGGTGCATCCAGGTCAACCGTGCCTCGATCGACCAGCAGCATGACCGCGAGTGTTGTCGCCAGAGCCTTGGTGACGGACGCGACGTCGAACACGGTATGGGTCTGCATCGGCACCGGGGTGACGAGTCGCCGCCCCATCGAGTCGGTCAGCCGGGCGTAGCCGTAGGCGCGTTCCGTGATGAGGCGCCCGTCCCTCGACACCACCAGGACGGCCCCGGCCGTGCTCACCCCCATCGCGGCTGTGAGAACCGAGTCCGCAGCAGCTATCCCCCGGTCGATGCCGCTGGCCGAGGAGGGGGGCGACCCGACTGGTTGCCCGGTGGCACATCCCCAGCCGGCCGCGATCGCGACCAAGAGGGCTGAGGCCATCCCGGTTGGACGAATGCCGGTTCGCATGGTGAGGCAAAACATAGGGTGGTGCGTCTCCCACTGCAGCGACCACGGACAAGAAAGCCGACCGCCTGACTCGGTGTTGAGGGCGAGTTCCAGCCCTTGCGTTCGCCATCAGGAGCGAGAGCTTGATGGGAGCAGCACCTGTCACCCTGAGGGAGGAATGAACCATGGCCAAGACGGTGTCATCGCAGCGAGTCACCAGCCCGAAGGGCCGGCGCAAGGCGCCGCTTGCTACACCCACCGATTTGAGCGAGGCTGCGACCAGAGACATTAGTGGGGCGCTCAATCGGCTGCTGGCCGACATCTTCGCGCTCTACGTGAAGGTCAAGAACTACCACTGGCACATGAGCGGGCCATCGTTCCGCGACTATCATGAGCTGCTCGATGAGCACGCCGCGGAGCTGCTCGCGATAATCGACCCGATGGCTGAACGCGTCCGCAAGCTGGGCGGCGACACGCTCAAATCAGTGGGCCAGATAGCTCGGATGCAGCGGATTCTCGATAACGATGCCGACTATGTCGCACCGCACGAGATGCTCGCTGAACTGTGCGAGGATAACAGGGCACTGACCGCGCGAATGCGGGAAGCCCACGACATCTGCGACGAGTATGGCGATCTCGCGGGGGCGAGTCTGCTCGAGAACTGGATCGATGAGGCAGAGAAGCGCGTCTGGTTCCTGTTCGAGATCACTCGGCGCAGGTGAAGTCCGTCCGGCCGTGCCAGGCTCCGCAGGTTCCCTCAGCTGCGGAGCCTCGGCGTGCTACCGGGGGTCGCGCTTGAGCGCGGCGTAGTAGGACAGCGCGAACAGATTGGGTGCCATGGCCGAAACCCAGCCGCTCAGGGCGCCATCGTGGAGTCGGAGGTCGAGCATCACGTTGTGGGGCACCCGTGACGCATCAGGGGTGGGCACCGTGGCGTCGAAGGTGCCGGTCAGCCGGCCGTTCTGCAGTCGGACCCGCTCGACCTCCGCTGCGGTACCCGCTCCGATGGACGCACGGGTGACACCGTCGGCCCCGAGTGTGACACTGAGCGGAATGCTGCCCTGCCAAGTCGTGATGGTGCCGCTCCACCGACCCGTCAGCTCCGCACCTGGCGTGAATCGGGGTGTCGCCGTCGAGTCCGCTCGGGCTGCCCGAAGCCGTTCGGCGTAGCGCGGCATCATCGCCGCCGCGACTTCGGAGGCAAGCCGGGCAGCCGTACTGCCTTCCGCGGCATTGATCAACACGACCACCACGGTCTTGGACTCCGGATAAATCCGAAGCGAGGTGGCCACGCCGGGCATACCACCTGAATGCCCTTGGGCGAGGTAGCCATAGTCGTCCTCAAAGGTTTGCCAACCCACGCCGTACCCAACACGCTCGGCGCGACGAGAGGTCGGGCGCAGCATTTCTTCGCGGGCCTCCGTCGTGAGAATCTGCCGCTGGCCCGGCGCCGTGATGCCAAGGTGATAGATGCCATAGCGGGCCAGGTCGCGGGCACTGGCGTACACGGCCGAGGCGCCCCGATGGTCGAAATCGTACCAGGGAATCGGATTCTGATCGGCGTCATAGCGGGTGGCGACCGAATCGCCGGTAATCGGAGCAGTGACCACTGCCATGCGGGTCAGGCCGAGGGGGGTGAACACCTCGTCGCGCAGGAAGGCGTCGTACGACCTTCCCGAGACTCGCTCGATGATTCGCTCGAGCACGCCGTAGCCGAGGTTCGAATAGGTGAACTGGGTGCCCGGAGGCGCAGCGAGAAAGCCATAGCGACGGATCGCCTCGTCCATGGTTGGGCGTGCCGGTGACCGGTCGTGGTAGAAGAACTGGTAGTGCAGCGGCAGCCCTGAAGTGTGCTCGGCCACTCGGCGTACTGTCGCGTCGACCGTGCGTCCTTCGCGCGCTGTCAGCGGGGCGTCTTTGAGGTAATCGTTGGCGGGCGCGTCGAGGTTGACCTTGCCCTGCTGCACCAGCACCATCAGTCCTGTGCCGGTTACTGGTTTCGAGATTGATGCCAGCGAATACATCGTCGTGGGCGTTGCCGCGACCTTGCGCTCTCGATCGGCCCAGCCGAATCCTTCCTCCCAGACGATCTTGCCGTCACGAGCCGCGGCAATTGCCACCGAAGGAATCTTGCGTTCGGCCATGACTCGGCGCACCGATGCGCGGACCGAGTCGAACGGGTCCGGTCGAGGCTGGATCGGCGCGGCGGAAGCGGTCGAGGCGCTCGCAGCAACGATGGCGCCGAATCCGATCAGGCGACGAAGGGACGTGATCATTGGCAGGACTCCGCGGTCAGGGCGATGGGGCGGACGATACCCTAGAGGCGGGATGCGTGACAAGTCGCAGACGAGGGCAGGTCTATCCCGACGCCCCTGTGGCGGCTGCCTCATCGCGGGGAAGGATCAGCAGAATCCGAAGATCGATTAGTCCATGAACCACGATCGGTATCCAGATGCTGCCGGTCACGATGAAGAGTGCAGTGAAGACAAGGCGCGGAGTCGGCGCGTCTCGATCCGATCCCAGATCGGAAAGATCACGATCAGAAACAATGCGACGATGTGGTGGACGGTATCCGTCATGGCTGCCCTCACGTTACGGCCACCGCGGTGGTTCAGCAAGGCGATCGTTGCCCACTCGCGATCGGATGACGGCCAGTTATTATCCGATGCAGTCTGTCGGCACGTGCGTTCACGTCCCGGCACCCGCCGCATCCTCTGAATCGGATCCTGACATGCGAACTCCTCTTCTGCTGCTCCTGGCCCCGCTCGTGGCATGTGCTCCATCGTCCCCGTCCTCGTCGGGGTCGTCTGGTGCTCCGTGGAACCTCGAGACCGTTCGGGCTGACACGACCGACGGCATCAGGATCCTGGTGCTGCACGACATGGAAGGCCTCTCGGGCCAGACCGATCCCGGATCGTTCCGTTTCGGGCATCCGCTCTACCCGACGGGTCAGGAGATGCTGGCTGCCGATGTCAACGCCGTTGTCGCCGGACTCTATGCGGGCGGGGCAACCGAAGTGTTCGTGGTCGACGGCCATGGCAGTGGCAACGCCGATCCGGATCTCCGGCGCGATCTGCTCGACCCGAGAGTCCAGCAGATCATGAAGGATGCGCCGTTCGACGCGTACTTCGACCTGGTGACGCCCAAGGCATACGATGCCGTTGCCGTCGTCGGGATGCACTCCAAGACGGGCAGCCGCGGCTTTGCGGCGCATACCTTCACGTTAGGCATCGGGATCCTGATCAACGGACAGCCGATTACCGAGACGGAGCTCGTTGCTCTGTCGTGGGGTCGGCAGGGCATTCCGGTGATCTTTGCCTCCGGCGATGACCGCCTGGCAGACGATCTCAAGACCATGCCGTGGATCGAGTACGTCACCGTCAAGACGGCCACCGCCGCCGACAGCGCCGACCCTCGCCCCGTTGAAGAGGCTCGGGCCGACCTGACCGCGCATGCCCAGAAGGCGGTCGAGAATCTCAGGGTGGGGAAGGCGCAGGCCATGCGAGTCCCCGGGAAGCTTCGTGCTGGCCTCAAGGCGGTTCCACCCGCGAGCCTCGCGATGTTCGACGGGATTCCCGGTATCCCGTACTCCGACAGCACCTTGTTCTTCGAAGCAGACTCGCTCCGCCATGCCTACGATATCCTGGTCCAGCTGATCGGTGTCGCAACCAGCGGTTCTACCGCACCGCTGACGCGCGCACTCGCCGCCGACTCTGCCGGCGCGCGTCTGCTCCGCGACCACAACGTCAGGCGCCGACTCACCTGGTTCGACTACGAATCGGGACGGTGGCAGCCAACGCCGCCGCCTCCCGGCATTACCGAAGTACGACGGGGCCACGGGTACCGCTGAACTCGTTGCTCTGCCTGGCAAGTGACTGTCGCCATCGACCGGTCGGTCGCCGCCATGGCTGACTCTCCCGATCCGATCGCGTTGCTGCGCGATCTGATCCGGATCGACTCGGTCAATCCGGATCTGGTGCCGGGAGCAGCCGGAGAGTCCGGGATGGCGGCGTGGTGCGGGGAGTGGCTGACCCGCCATGGATTCGAGGTGCACTGGCTCGAGGGCCGTCCCGGGCGCCCCTCGGTCGTTGGGATTCGACGAGGTACCGGTGGCGGTCGTTCGCTGCTGCTCAACGGTCATACCGATACGGTTTCGGTAGCCGGCTATGATGGCGATCCCTTCGATCCGGTCGAGCGCGATGGCCGGCTCTATGGCCGCGGCGCGTTCGATATGAAAAGCGGCCTGGCTGCCGCGATGGTCGCTGCGGCGCGCGCTGCCAGCTCACCGCTGGCCGGCGACGTCATGGTCGCCTGCGTGGCTGACGAAGAGTTTGGCAGCATCGGTACCGAAGAGGTCGTGGCCCGTTTCTCGGCCGATGCGGCAATCGTCGCGGAGCCAACTCAGCTTGGTGTGACAGTGGCCCATCGTGGCTTTGCCTGGTTCGAGGTCGTGCTGAGCGGTCGTGCCGCCCATGGTTCGATGCCGGAGCAGGGCATCGATACCATCGCGCACGCCACCCGAGTCCTGGCGGCCATCGAGGCGCTGCGAACGCGCCTGCAGGCGGCTCCACGTCACCCGCTCCTGGGGCACAGTGCGGTTCGGGTCTCGATGATTCGCGGCGGTGAGGATGCCGCCACGGTTGCTGCGGAATGCCGGCTGACTCTCGAGCGGCGTATGCTTCCGGGCGAGACGGTCGGGAGCGTCGAGGTGGAGCTGAGACGAGTGCTCGGCGAGCTCGCGGCTCAGGATGCCGAACTCCGCTGGACGCTGACACGGCTGGTGGGGCGGGATGCCTTCGAGGCGGATCCGGAGTGGCCCCTCGTGGCGACGGTGATGCGCCAGGCGCGGCGCGTGCTTGGTACGGACCCGGTCGTGCGCGGTGATCCGTACTGGACCGACGCAGGTCTCACCCACGGTGCCGGAATGCAGAGCCTGCTCGTCGGTGTCATCGGGGGCGGCGCGCACGCGGCAACCGAGTGGGTGGATATTGCGTCGGTGTACCGGCTGACGGACCTCCTGTCGGGGGTCATCGCCGAGTACTGCGGGTGACCGTCGCCGTCCGCTGAGGCTACGATGGAAGCGTTGCTCGGGTCCGAAGTTGCCCAGCTCTGGGCTCTGTTCGCGGCCAGCTTCCTGGCGGCCACACTCCTGCCTGGCGGGTCCGAACCCGCCTTGTTCGCTCTGCTCCGGTTCAATCCCGAGATTCTCTGGCCCGCGCTGGCGGTTGCAACCGTCGGCAACACGCTTGGCGGATTGACGTCCTATGCGATAGGTCGGCTTCTGCCGGAGCGGACGACGCGGCGGGAAGTCGAGTGGGCCAAGCGGCACGGGGCGCCTGTCCTGCTGTTTGCCTGGGCGCCGATCGTCGGTGACGCGCTCTGTGTTGCTGCGGGATGGCTTCGACTGCCGCTGCTGAGTTCGACGCTCTACATGGGGGTCGGCAAGTTTGCTCGCTATTGGATCATTGCGCAGGCAGCAGTCTGAGGCGACGGGGCGGTGACTCACCGCCCCGGTTGAAACCTACCGTTGTCCGGCTTGCCCCTTGCCCAGTTCGGGAGCCAGTCGCGTTACCATTGCCACGAAGTCCATGAACCCGTCAGTGGCCTGATTGTAGCGATCCGAGCTGCGGATTTGCCGCACGGCGACCACCCGCTGGCTCGGTACCACGACGATATACTGGCCGAGGTATCCATCCGCGTAGAAGGCGGCGGGCGTTCCGATCGTCCAGTCGAGGATCGAAGTACTCCAGTCGGCTCCAAGGCCCGATACGAGCACCGAGTCGGCGGCAGGCGGCGGGCCTCCGATCAGGTTCCAGATCGCCAGGCGCGCCTCGGTCCGGGAACCGTACTCTTTGCCTGACAGCGGGGCGAGCTTCCGGAGCACGGCCTGCCGGTCCGGAGAGTCGCTGCGGCTTGCTGCCGGCAGCTTGATGCGCACACTCTGAGTGTCCGGCTGAATCCACCAGAGCAAACCGACCAGCCGATAGTGCTCCTGGCTCTGGGTCAGCATGGCGTCGACGTAATCCGCCGGAATCAGCTGCTTGCCATCCCAACGGCCGCGGTCGAGCACCAGTCGCCCCAGCTTGGCGGCGTCTCGTGCCTTGAGCTGGAGTCCCGCCATTCCATGCGGCTTGCCGCTGCGGTCGAAATACCACTGATACTCGGAGATGCCCAGGGGCTGAAACAGCTTCTCGACCATGTACAGATCCATCCGCTGTCCGCTGGCCTTCTCGATCACGCCGGCCAGCAGATTGGTCGCCTTGTTGTTGTATGCGAACTTGGCTCCGGGTGGGTCGGTCAGTTCCGCGGCAAGCGCCAGCTGGATCCCGTCCGGCGCCGGGTAGATTTCGGCGCCGGCGTTGGGAATGTTCTGCAGACCCGACGTGTGATTGAGCAGGTGCTTGATCGTGACCGCCTGCTTCCTGCCTTGCTTCCATTCAGGAAAGAGCGTGTGCACCGGCTGGTCGATCGAGCTCAGCTTGCCTTCTTCGAGCAGGCGACCGATGGCAAGGGCCACCACCGACTTGGCGGCGGACATCAGTTCGATGGTTCGAGGCTCGCCGGAAAAGGTGGTGTCGATCAGTTCGACGCCGTCCTTCCAGAGGTAGAGTGCATCGGTGTGCGAAGCCTTGGCGGCTTCGACGATTCGCGTCACCGCAGGCGACTGAGCCGATCCAGTCGTGGTAACGCCCAAGCCGAGGCAAAGGAGAGCGATGGATCCGTGAGAGGGTCGCATAATCCGGAAGTTAGTGGTTGGGGCCAATCTACATTAGACACCGCCCCGGGGCATAGCGTTGGAAACGGACGGTGGCCTTGGCCGTGCAGGTCTGGCCTCACCGGAGCGCATTCGGGCTCGAACGGTGTCCCTGGCATCGCGATATTCGATGGTCGTCAGATTATCCCTGCCGAGCGTTTGCTCAGCTAGCTGGGCTGCCAGGTCGAGCTGTTCGACGGCGGCTGGCAGCGCTCCGGCGCGTGCCAGCGCCTGGCCGTAGGCGCCACGTGCGTAGGCAACCTGGTAGTGGCTCGTTCCCAGCAGTTTCTCGCGAAGCGCGATACATTCCTGGAACAGCCGAAGCGCCTCATCATGACTGGTGCCAAGCCGGCTCAGTTCTCGAGCGAGGTTGAACAGACTGAACGAGACGTCGATGTGGTCTGGGCCAAAGACCCGGCGTCGCGATTCCAGCAAGCGGCGATGGATGGCGATGGCCGAATCGGCGTGTCCGATCTGTCTCAGGCCCAGTGCAAGAGATTCGTAGAGATTGAACAATACCGGATCATCTCCATCCGTCGCTCGCTCTGCAGTGGCCACCGCCTCGCGGAACAGGGCGACAGACTCCTCGCCCTTCCCCTGGTCTCCGGTGAGGCTGCCGAGGTGGCGGAGGATCTCGGCCGCGGCCAGATGGTCTACTTGCTTGGCCTGGCGGAGGAGGGCCAAGGCCCGGTCAAAGTGCCGCCTTGCAACTCCGGAGGTGTCCTCAGGATCGAATGATACGCTAACCATGCCAATCCGCTGGTAGACCGGAGCGAGTTCCGGGGCATTCGGCCCGAGTTCGCCCTCGCGGAGGGCCGCCACCTGGCGCATCAGGCCCAGGCCCTCCTCGAGGCGGCCCATGGTAAGCCAGATGCGAGCCTGCCACTCGACGGCCTCGGCGATGCGCAGCGAGTCGGCTGGTACCGCCTGGCGACGGCCTTCCACCGCTCGGCCCAGGATGGTGTCCGCCGTTGCAAGCATGCCCACGAAGGCGTAGGCGCGTCCGATTGCCAGTTCCATGTCCGACCGTGCGCTGGGGTCGTCCGCCAGATCGCGGCGGACCCGGTTTGCGGCGTTGTCGAGTAGCTCGCGTGCGGTCACCGTGCGGCCGCGTGTCTCGCTCGGGTTGGAGGCTCGGAATACACTCATCAGAAACTCGGTGATGCGATTGGCGCGCGCTTGCTCCGCTCGAGCCGCGGCGAGGGCATCACCGCGGCGACTCGATTCGCGAGCGGTCAAGGCGGTAGCACCGATCAGTGTGATGACAATCGCAGCGGCCGCACCGACGCCGATCCGGTTACGGCTCACGAAGCGCTGGATCCGATAGCCGGCGGTGTCAGGTCGTGCGAGCACCGGCCATCCACCGAGGAAGCGCGTCACGTCCTCGCCCATCTGCCCGGCGGAGGCATAGCGGCGATCCGGCTCCTTCCGGAGTGCCTTCATGACGATCTGGTCCAGGTCGCCGGCAACGGGCCGCACGGTGCTGGGCGGTCGCGGAGGCGTTTCGCAAACCGCGCGGGGCAGGTCTGCGGCGGCCACGTCGCGGAACGGGCGCGTTCCCGTCAGCAGCTCGTACAACAGCACGCCGAGTGCATATACGTCGGTCGCGGTCGTGACCTGGTTGCCGAGGAACTGCTCCGGAGCGGCGTGCTCGGGCGTAAGCAGGAGAAGGTCGCCGGTAGTCGAGTCGGTGGCCCCAGTGTCCAGCAGCTTGGCAATACCGAAATCGAGCAGTCTGGGTTGCCCTTCGTCGGTCACCAGAATGTTCGACGGCTTGAGGTCGCGGTGCACGATCAGGTTCGCGTGGGCGAACTGGACCGCATCACAGACTTTGACAAAGAGGCGGAGCCGTTCGACCACGGGCAGGGCGTGGGTATCGGCCCATCGCGTGATCGGCTGACCTTTGACGTACTGCATCGCGAGGTAGGGCTGGCCGCCCGGGGTAATGCCACCATCGAGCAGGGTGGCAATACCGGGGTGTTCCAGGCGGGCCATGATCCGCCGTTCCTGCAGGAACCGGCTCACCATTGCCGCCGTTGTCCGCTCCGGCCGGACCACCTTGATGGCGGCCTCCTGGTGGTACTGACCATCTGCCCGCACGGCCCGGAAGACCTCACCCATGCCGCCGCGCCCGACCAGCGCCTCGAGCCGCCAGGGGCCGATCTGCGACCCGACCGTCAGGGCGGGGGCACTTCGACTCGAGGGCAGGAGATCGAGAAGATCGTCCCCGCCCGCCCCGGATTCGTGGGCAGCAAGCATGGCCTCCAGTTCTAGGCGCAATTGCCCGTTGCCCTCACATGCGGCGTCGAGATAGTTGGCCCGATCGGCCGCTGGCAGCTCGACCGCCTTGAGAAACAGCTCGCCCAGTTGTTCCCAGGTTCCCGATTGCATTGGCGTCTCGCGGGTGTAAACGGTCGGAGCCGAGAATCTACCGCCATCTTGCAGAGGCGTCAGTCGCCGGCTAATCTGGTCATTGGGCCCGATGACCGAGTCCTCATCCCTTTCCGTAACGACCTGTCTGCTCCGACTGCGCGACGGCGATGCCGGGGCGCTCGATCAGTTGCTGCCGCTCGTTTATGACGAGCTCCGCGCCTTGGCTGGCGCTCAGCTTCGGAACGAGCGCACCGGGCATACGCTCGGTGCGACAGCCCTGGTGCACGAAGCCTATCTTCGGCTCGCCGAGCGGGACCGCCTCGCCGCCAAGGATCGCAGTCACTTCTTTGCCCTGGCCGCACAGTCGATGCGACGGGTCTTGATTGATCATGCCCGCTCCCGGAAGCGGCAGAAGCGCGGGCGGGGGAAGGACGCGCTTCCGCTCGAGGCAGTCGAGCATCTGGTCGGCGAGCAGGCGGCGGATGAGCTTATTGCGCTCGACGAGGCGCTGACGCGATTGGCCGCAGTGAGCCCCCGGGCCGCAACGGTCGTGGAGCGGCGCTTCTTTGCCGGCCTCACTCTGGAGGAAACGGCCGAGACCCTCGACCTGTCGCTCAAGACCGTTCAGCGGGACTGGATCGTGGCCCGGGCCTGGCTTCGGAAGGAGATCGGAGACGCCACCGGACTGCAGGATTGATCGGCTAGTCCAGGCCTTGTCCACTTTGCCCGGCCGGTGTCGCCGTGAGAGCAACCCTCACATTGCGAGCCGGCCATGTCTTCCCCGCGTTTCCGGGCAATTCCGCTCGTCCTGTTGCTTGCCGCCGCCTGTGCGGACCAGGAGCTGACCTTCCCCGATCGTCCCCCAACCGGCGGCCAACCTGGCTCAGGCACCAATGTTCCCGGCTTCTACTGGCTGCCGCCCATGGTCAAAGCTCCCGCCGGGTTCACCGGGTCGTTCGACCCTGGGCGGCACCCCGTGGCTCGAGTCGTTTGCGTCAAGGCAACCGGCACTGGCTGTCCCGTTCTCGCGACCTTCGATGCGAGCACGGCTCCGCCGGGTCGACTGACGGTCGACCTCAAAGAGGAAAGCTATTCTGCCGTGTGGCTGGCCACCGGAGGGTTGCTGTCGGGCTCCGGGCGCTATCGCCTGATCGTCGAGGAGAACGGTACACTGCTGGGTATGGCCGCCCTCCGTGTGGTCGGAACCCAAGCCGATGTCAGGACCGTTCCGGCCGACGAGATAGCTCTGGTGCGCGGGAAGCCCTTCGTGATCAAGTTCCGGTTGGAGAAGGAGGATGACACCGATCCCGACCCGGAACC is a window encoding:
- a CDS encoding DUF2817 domain-containing protein, which codes for MRHRLHRPLVVAGILFAVATASMATAPAFAQQGPRTWQEEQGFKAGPTPFEPLMRFWYELDRVSDRVSVRHLTRTLLGREFTLVTVSKEPIASPQDALRSGKTIVLIANAVHGNEPAGKEASQLVARDLVAGDLHHLLDSVIVLFVPLINPDGGEVRRRTNEEGFDMNRDYLKLESQEIYALVTQVMNEWTPDIHIDTHHGGAAPYTLTWQGTLNPAADSALRAYPYTTIFPEMRKALQLEGYDGFDYSGPQTRDGVRGWGSTSVEARKHHVYTGLVNSIGMLFETPSSTHRVRNGVVEVVPVEERYFHQVRGQVIGMRTVLAHAARHRSTVRSLTSAARTRAVLAGVSPTPRDQVVVGYELVSRGSESVWMPGERGADSLPTYRQETVPVWLRYSVTRTVARPRGYVLPASIAKVVPLLLDHGIQVHRFSAPASLELEVYDATGIRRGPYFQGHYLREVAGVEKKVERVEVPVGWYYVSTAQAKGRLITYLLEPETDDNLITWGYTDNVLRVTPTSREEALRELLGDVDAGALTAAQRTQLERRADELLSQRQRIPMMRVVTEQPKSLLEVTRYGAADRTRYWQP
- a CDS encoding DNA starvation/stationary phase protection protein, with amino-acid sequence MAKTVSSQRVTSPKGRRKAPLATPTDLSEAATRDISGALNRLLADIFALYVKVKNYHWHMSGPSFRDYHELLDEHAAELLAIIDPMAERVRKLGGDTLKSVGQIARMQRILDNDADYVAPHEMLAELCEDNRALTARMREAHDICDEYGDLAGASLLENWIDEAEKRVWFLFEITRRR
- a CDS encoding beta-lactamase family protein, yielding MITSLRRLIGFGAIVAASASTASAAPIQPRPDPFDSVRASVRRVMAERKIPSVAIAAARDGKIVWEEGFGWADRERKVAATPTTMYSLASISKPVTGTGLMVLVQQGKVNLDAPANDYLKDAPLTAREGRTVDATVRRVAEHTSGLPLHYQFFYHDRSPARPTMDEAIRRYGFLAAPPGTQFTYSNLGYGVLERIIERVSGRSYDAFLRDEVFTPLGLTRMAVVTAPITGDSVATRYDADQNPIPWYDFDHRGASAVYASARDLARYGIYHLGITAPGQRQILTTEAREEMLRPTSRRAERVGYGVGWQTFEDDYGYLAQGHSGGMPGVATSLRIYPESKTVVVVLINAAEGSTAARLASEVAAAMMPRYAERLRAARADSTATPRFTPGAELTGRWSGTITTWQGSIPLSVTLGADGVTRASIGAGTAAEVERVRLQNGRLTGTFDATVPTPDASRVPHNVMLDLRLHDGALSGWVSAMAPNLFALSYYAALKRDPR
- a CDS encoding DedA family protein; this translates as MEALLGSEVAQLWALFAASFLAATLLPGGSEPALFALLRFNPEILWPALAVATVGNTLGGLTSYAIGRLLPERTTRREVEWAKRHGAPVLLFAWAPIVGDALCVAAGWLRLPLLSSTLYMGVGKFARYWIIAQAAV
- a CDS encoding M55 family metallopeptidase; this translates as MRTPLLLLLAPLVACAPSSPSSSGSSGAPWNLETVRADTTDGIRILVLHDMEGLSGQTDPGSFRFGHPLYPTGQEMLAADVNAVVAGLYAGGATEVFVVDGHGSGNADPDLRRDLLDPRVQQIMKDAPFDAYFDLVTPKAYDAVAVVGMHSKTGSRGFAAHTFTLGIGILINGQPITETELVALSWGRQGIPVIFASGDDRLADDLKTMPWIEYVTVKTATAADSADPRPVEEARADLTAHAQKAVENLRVGKAQAMRVPGKLRAGLKAVPPASLAMFDGIPGIPYSDSTLFFEADSLRHAYDILVQLIGVATSGSTAPLTRALAADSAGARLLRDHNVRRRLTWFDYESGRWQPTPPPPGITEVRRGHGYR
- a CDS encoding ArgE/DapE family deacylase; this encodes MADSPDPIALLRDLIRIDSVNPDLVPGAAGESGMAAWCGEWLTRHGFEVHWLEGRPGRPSVVGIRRGTGGGRSLLLNGHTDTVSVAGYDGDPFDPVERDGRLYGRGAFDMKSGLAAAMVAAARAASSPLAGDVMVACVADEEFGSIGTEEVVARFSADAAIVAEPTQLGVTVAHRGFAWFEVVLSGRAAHGSMPEQGIDTIAHATRVLAAIEALRTRLQAAPRHPLLGHSAVRVSMIRGGEDAATVAAECRLTLERRMLPGETVGSVEVELRRVLGELAAQDAELRWTLTRLVGRDAFEADPEWPLVATVMRQARRVLGTDPVVRGDPYWTDAGLTHGAGMQSLLVGVIGGGAHAATEWVDIASVYRLTDLLSGVIAEYCG
- a CDS encoding serine hydrolase, which codes for MFCLTMRTGIRPTGMASALLVAIAAGWGCATGQPVGSPPSSASGIDRGIAAADSVLTAAMGVSTAGAVLVVSRDGRLITERAYGYARLTDSMGRRLVTPVPMQTHTVFDVASVTKALATTLAVMLLVDRGTVDLDAPVHRYLRDFRGPHLDSITVRHLLAHSSGLLQWQPLYYHAATPRQTYDLIRSMPLGTGVGAERRYSDLGFMLLGYLIEQVAGETLPSLLHREFYGPLGLRSTSFRPERRNVAFATTETGNGYERQMVYDSTFGYRYREDPTAWNGWRSYPLEGEVNDGNAWYAHAGVAGHAGLFATGADLDVLMRLLLARGRSGGRRYLRSETVDLFFTRDRFGHLVGWNAPDDAPEGSFAHTGFTGTYVLGVPAYNLSIVLLTNRQHLGRNQRGNFPDVTPVRRAVVEAILAGARSDAGAHHSTR